A region from the Rosa rugosa chromosome 6, drRosRugo1.1, whole genome shotgun sequence genome encodes:
- the LOC133715114 gene encoding mitogen-activated protein kinase kinase kinase 1-like, translating into MQRMSHEMQYIEFLAKMNFSPDSKWTRIQQLGRGSSGSAFEGCFENGFHFAVKVVSLHDEGSRGRNCVNQLEQEIALLSRFKHQNIVQYYYSYKDELNLYMFMELVPRGSLRSFYQTNPVSCLLVSKYTKDILHGLKYLHDHNVIHRDIKCANILIDAQGSAKLADLGVGKIIRMNDIKSFQGSAFWTAPEVQSAIRHNQGYGISADIWSLGCTVLEMLTRSVPYHDMTPEQALWRSLNGKLPEIPDFLSVDAQDFIQKCLKINPNDRPTASELLEHPFVLRRPRSGNMPRRGSVLTNIFKKLSKNFANVFTNIVSDL; encoded by the exons ATGCAAAGAATGAGCCATGAGATGCAATATATTGAATTCCTTGCAAAAATGAATTTTTCTCCTGATAGCAAATGGACAAGAATTCAGCAACTGGGTCGTGGGTCTTCTGGATCTGCCTTCGAAGGATGTTTTGA GAACGGATTCCACTTTGCTGTCAAAGTAGTTTCCTTGCATGATGAAGGAAGTCGAGGGAGGAACTGCGTCAATCAACTTGAACAG GAGATTGCTCTTTTGAGTCGGTTTAAACATCAGAACATAGTTCAATATTATTACTCATATAAG GATGAACTGAACCTTTATATGTTCATGGAGCTTGTACCTCGAGGATCCCTACGAAGCTTCTATCAGACAAATCCCGTTTCCTGTCTTCTCGTCTCCAAATACACAAAAGATATTCTTCATGGTCTTAAGTATCTTCATGACCACAATGTGATTCACAG GGACATAAAATGTGCAAATATATTGATAGATGCTCAAGGATCTGCAAAGCTCGCAGATTTGGGAGTGGGAAAG ATAATCAGAATGAATGATATTAAATCTTTCCAGGGCAGCGCATTTTGGACAGCTCCTGAG GTTCAGAGTGCAATAAGGCATAACCAAGGTTATGGGATTTCAGCTGATATATGGAGCCTTGGTTGCACCGTATTGGAGATGTTAACCAGGAGTGTTCCTTACCATGATATGACACCG GAACAGGCATTATGGAGATCATTGAACGGGAAGCTCCCTGAGATTCCTGATTTTCTCTCAGTGGATGCACAAGATTTCATCCAGAAATGCCTAAAGATCAACCCAAATGATCGTCCCACTGCTTCAGAGCTCTTAGAGCACCCATTTGTCTTGAGGCGGCCAAGGTCGGGCAACATGCCAAGGCGAGGTTCCGTTCTTACGAACATTTTCAAAAAGTTGTCAAAAAATTTTGCAAATGTTTTTACGAATATAGTTTCTGATCTTTGA